A section of the Triticum dicoccoides isolate Atlit2015 ecotype Zavitan chromosome 7A, WEW_v2.0, whole genome shotgun sequence genome encodes:
- the LOC119328335 gene encoding WD repeat-containing protein 26 homolog produces the protein MGGFEDDEPPSKRARASSVESATLSDIPCYSKPTNPLGGTMARPLTSQGKEVMVGSKGLIKRDEFVRIITKSLYTLGYEKTGAVLEEESGITLHSPPVNVFRKQVLDGNWDSAVVTLNTLDLLDENIVKSAVFLLLEQKFFELLRNGNVMGAMKTLQSEISPLGINRKRVHEMASCLISSPQNVLVGFSKPGIESSNSRFKLLEELQKVLPPTVMVPERRLENLVEQALTVQREACYLHNSVDGLSLYIDHHCGRDQIPSQVLQVLCAHSDEVWFLQFSNNGKYLASASNDKTAVIWKVDEDGELLLKHTLTGHEKPVMMVAWSPDDCQLLTCGMEEVIRRWDVESGECIHVYEKYGVGLLSCGWFPDEKQILSGLNDQSLCLWDLDGKQADCWEGQRSTKTSDFAVSKDGKLIISTSRDSAILLFNRDTKQERLIEEEHTVTSFSLSEDGDFLLVNLVNEQIHLWNIRNDPIRVKRYTGHKRSRFVIRSCFGGSEQAFIASGSEDAKVYIWHRASGDVIETLSGHSGAVNCVSWNPTNPHMLASASDDHTIRIWGLKKATVKRRDAGSSSGSNGIHMNGSANGNGFVHQCNGSRSK, from the exons ATGGGAGGTTTTGAAGATGATGAACCGCCATCAAAACGGGCAAGAGCATCCTCAGTAGAATCAGCAACTTTGTCAGACATCCCCTGTTATTCTAAACCCACTAATCCTTTGGGAGGTACAATGGCTAGACCTTTGACTTCCCAAGGGAAAGAAGTTATGGTTGGTTCTAAAGGTTTAATTAAGAGGGATGAATTTGTGAGGATAATCACAAAATCTCTGTATACTCTAGGATATGAAAAAACTGGAGCTGTTCTTGAGGAAGAATCAGGTATAACACTGCATTCCCCACCAGTGAATGTTTTCAGAAAGCAGGTGCTTGATGGGAATTGGGACAGTGCCGTAGTTACCTTGAACACACTTGATCTTCTGGATGAAAACATTGTGAAGTCTGCAGTATTTTTGTTATTGGAGCAGAAATTTTTTGAACTTCTGAGAAATGGCAATGTCATGGGTGCTATGAAGACGCTGCAAAGTGAAATCTCCCCCCTTGGCATTAACAGAAAAAGAGTTCATGAAATGGCAAGTTGCTTAATTTCTTCTCCGCAAAACGTCTTGGTTGGTTTTTCAAAGCCTGGAATTGAATCTTCTAACTCACGGTTTAAGCTCCTAGAGGAATTGCAAAAGGTGCTCCCCCCTACCGTTATGGTACCTGAGAGGAGGTTAGAGAATTTAGTTGAACAGGCACTTACTGTACAACGTGAAGCTTGTTATCTACATAATTCTGTTGATGGCCTGTCACTCTATATCGATCATCACTGTGGGAGAGATCAGATACCATCTCAAGTGCTGCAG GTTTTGTGTGCACACAGTGACGAAGTATGGTTTCTCCAATTTTCAAACAATGGGAAGTATTTAGCATCGGCATCAAACGATAAAACTGCAGTCATATGGAAG GTTGATGAAGATGGAGAACTATTGCTGAAGCATACATTGACTGGTCATGAGAAACCAGTGATGATGGTTGCATGGAGCCCTGATGATTGCCAGCTTCTCACATgtggaatggaagaagtcatccggCGCTGGGATGTTGAATCTGGCGAATGTATTCATGTTTATGAAAAATATGGCGTTGGTCTGTTGTCATGTGGTTGGTTTCCAGATGAAAAGCAAATATTGTCTGGTTTAAATGATCAAAGCCTTTGCTTGTGGGATTTAGATGGAAAACAAGCAGATTGCTGGGAAGGGCAGAGGTCAACGAAAACATCTGATTTTGCTGTCTCAAAAGATGGCAAACTTATAATAAGCACCAGTAGAGATTCCGCAATTCTGTTATTCAATAGGGACACAAAACAGGAGAGGCTGATTGAAGAGGAGCATACAGTCACTTCATTTTCTCTTTCGGAAGATGGTGATTTCTTGCTTGTAAATCTTGTAAATGAGcagattcatttgtggaacataagGAACGATCCCATTCGAGTTAAACGGTACACTGGCCATAAGCGCAGCCGGTTTGTGATAAGGTCATGTTTCGGTGGATCTGAGCAGGCCTTTATTGCCAGTGGAAGCGAAGACGCAAAG GTCTATATATGGCACAGAGCTAGTGGAGATGTTATCGAGACCCTGTCTGGCCACTCGGGTGCGGTCAACTGCGTAAGCTGGAACCCTACAAATCCACATATGCTTGCATCTGCGAGCGATGATCATACCATTCGCATATGGGGGCTAAAGAAAGCCACCGTGAAGCGAAGGGACgcaggcagcagcagcggcagtaATGGGATCCACATGAACGGCAGCGCCAACGGCAACGGTTTCGTTCACCAGTGCAACGGGAGCCGCAGCAAGTGA